One window of the Montipora foliosa isolate CH-2021 chromosome 4, ASM3666993v2, whole genome shotgun sequence genome contains the following:
- the LOC138000253 gene encoding uncharacterized protein, which translates to MASFRETREMLCLSHAMGFITDAEFLLLYEESKSDFPYQEYPTFSLPDKNRAECTANLRVEKHHMTRLEDALQIPAVFKCDQGTVCDGTEGLCILLKRFAYPCRYSDMIPIFGRPVPEICMINNTVMDWVYDNHRHRIMDWNPTVLSAIQLESYADVISNKGAPLTNCFGFVDGTVRPISRPGENQRLVYNGHKRVHGLKYQSVVVPNGLIAHLYRPVEGKMHDAAMLAESHLYDSLQTHAFSTTGQAMCIYGDPAYPLRVHLQAPYRHRVLTPQMQAYNHSMSAVRSSVEWLFGEIMNYFKFLDFKKNLKIGLSQVGKMYIVCGILHNALTCLYGNTTSQFFDLDPPSLEDYFA; encoded by the exons ATGGCTTCTTTCAGGGAAACTCGAGAAATGTTGTGTTTAAGTCATGCAATGGGCTTTATTACCGATGCAGAATTCTTGCTGCTCTATGAGGAAAGCAAGTCAGATTTTCCTTACCAAGAATATCCGACATTTTCTTTGCCGGACAAAAATAGAGCTGAGTGTACAGCCAATTTAAGGGTTGAGAAGCATCACATGACTCGCCTTGAAGATGCACTGCAAATTCCTGCTGTATTTAAATGTGATCAAGGAACAGTATGTGATGGAACTGAGGGCCTTTGTATTCTTCTCAAGAGATTTGCCTACCCTTGTCGCTACTCCGACATGATCCCGATATTTGGAAGGCCAGTCCCAGAAATCTGTATGATAAATAATACTGTGATGGATTGGGTATATGACAACCACAGGCATCGTATCATGGATTGGAATCCAACCGTTTTGAGTGCCATCCAGCTCGAAAGCTACGCTGATGTAATTTCTAACAAAGGAGCACCACTtacaaattgctttggttttgttgACGGAACTGTTCGTCCAATATCTAGACCAGGAGAAAACCAGCGCTTGGTATACAATGGGCATAAGCGTGTACATGGGTTGAAGTATCAATCGGTTGTGGTTCCAAATGGCTTAATTGCACACCTCTATAGGCCAGTAG AAGGAAAAATGCACGATGCAGCAATGCTGGCAGAATCACACCTGTATGACAGCCTCCAAACACATGCTTTTTCAACCACTGGACAGGCTATGTGTATTTATGGCGATCCAGCCTACCCCCTTAGGGTGCATCTTCAGGCACCTTACAGGCATCGAGTTTTAACCCCGCAAATGCAGGCTTATAACCATTCCATGAGTGCTGTTCGCAGCTCTGTTGAGTGGCTTTTCGGGGAGATAAtgaactattttaaatttttagactttaaaaagaatttaaaaatagGTCTAAGTCAAGTGGGAAAAATGTATATTGTCTGTGGGATTCTGCACAATGCACTGACATGCCTCTACGGAAATACCACATCTCAGTTTTTTGATTTAGATCCTCCATCACTAGAGGATTATTTTGCTTGA